A genome region from Flavobacterium sp. includes the following:
- a CDS encoding SusE domain-containing protein: MKKYINKLILLGSVLFLGSSCDSNAELTTLKSVSFPSEITASSSTLVLTEDTADDQVLLLSWPSVSFPIEAPVTYAIQFDLVGDTGGSNAWQKAKRIEVGSDVLSKTLIGRDLNKIAVDLGLEPNVAGKLVVRVEAAMDRKIYSNPITLTITPYEKSVVFGEIYMPGSYQGWAIETAAPLTAIQKGVYQGYMTVPVGAGPGFKLNTARNWAQFYGAGATNNDLQNMSDTDFVLPGAGSYQIKVNLNTLKWSQTPYAWGIVGPASATADQTAGDPNYGWNHSVPMSYDHVSQTWKITANLLPGALKFRLNDAWTINYGPADPSTNIVNLDNGGAYTIGEAGTYEVTFKIIETDPATTGYPATAVTSIVKK, translated from the coding sequence ATGAAAAAATATATCAATAAATTAATCTTATTAGGCAGCGTGCTTTTTCTGGGTTCTTCCTGTGACAGCAATGCCGAATTAACGACATTAAAATCGGTTAGTTTTCCTTCTGAAATTACAGCTTCATCAAGCACATTAGTATTGACAGAAGATACTGCAGACGATCAGGTTTTACTTCTTTCATGGCCTTCTGTTTCTTTTCCTATCGAAGCTCCGGTAACGTATGCTATTCAGTTTGATTTAGTTGGAGATACTGGCGGAAGCAATGCATGGCAAAAAGCAAAACGAATTGAAGTAGGTTCAGATGTTTTAAGCAAAACTTTAATTGGCCGAGATTTAAATAAAATCGCTGTCGATTTAGGGCTTGAGCCAAATGTAGCTGGGAAATTAGTAGTTCGTGTAGAAGCTGCAATGGATCGTAAAATCTATTCAAACCCTATTACTTTAACTATTACACCATACGAAAAAAGTGTTGTTTTTGGCGAAATTTATATGCCGGGAAGTTATCAGGGATGGGCTATTGAAACCGCTGCTCCTTTAACAGCAATTCAAAAAGGTGTTTACCAAGGATACATGACTGTTCCTGTTGGAGCAGGTCCTGGATTTAAATTAAATACAGCCAGAAACTGGGCACAATTCTACGGTGCAGGAGCTACAAATAATGATTTACAAAATATGAGCGATACAGATTTTGTACTTCCGGGTGCAGGTTCATATCAAATAAAAGTAAATCTAAATACTCTAAAATGGAGCCAGACGCCGTATGCCTGGGGAATTGTCGGACCAGCATCTGCAACAGCAGATCAAACAGCCGGAGATCCAAATTATGGATGGAATCATTCTGTTCCAATGTCATACGATCATGTTTCTCAAACGTGGAAAATAACAGCTAATTTATTGCCTGGTGCATTAAAATTCAGATTGAATGATGCATGGACAATTAATTACGGACCGGCAGATCCTTCAACAAATATCGTAAACCTTGATAATGGAGGAGCTTACACAATTGGTGAAGCGGGAACTTATGAAGTAACTTTTAAAATTATCGAAACAGATCCGGCAACAACAGGTTATCCTGCAACTGCTGTTACATCGATCGTTAAAAAATAA
- a CDS encoding RagB/SusD family nutrient uptake outer membrane protein, with the protein MKIKNIVIAGSVCFLALFSCTDVSENVYDKYPADEFYGTPEGADIALANVYAQIPGEFVRENASGVGYAGADNGWYDMNCMSSDEQVIPHRNTGDWQQDFARLHKHEWLPTDFIINNTWNWLYKAVFNANLAVSLLEKSNAETSKIAEAKVLRAFFYYLLIDDYGDVPFFTDNNITVDKIPQSSRKEVYDFIVKELTENVDQLSGTRGGNYYGRFNKWAGYTLLAKVYLNAGVYTGTPKWNEALAACNKVAEGGFTLHSGAADAANPLGSKYYELFGDVLPEDETILSIYATLDVVSRNVYAVRSLYGAHAQALFGYSGWNGTIVPKEFFLKYDANDIRRKQFLFGEQPGGFNYTLDVASLDNPGADPQAGVRNVKFYPAAPRTGGGASNDFPIFRYADVILMMAECNARLGNPGAAKPFIDQIRQRAGLEALDHNPTLDDIYNERGFELNWEGHRRQDMIRFDKFLLANEFRPASPAYRKLFPIPTSALNANLGLKQNPGY; encoded by the coding sequence ATGAAAATTAAAAATATAGTAATAGCAGGAAGCGTTTGTTTTCTTGCCCTTTTCAGCTGTACGGATGTAAGCGAAAATGTATACGATAAATATCCTGCAGATGAATTTTACGGAACTCCTGAAGGTGCTGATATTGCTCTTGCAAACGTATATGCACAAATTCCGGGTGAATTCGTAAGAGAAAATGCATCAGGTGTTGGTTACGCGGGAGCAGATAATGGCTGGTACGACATGAACTGTATGTCATCAGACGAGCAGGTTATTCCACATAGAAATACAGGCGACTGGCAGCAGGATTTTGCCCGTTTGCACAAACACGAATGGCTGCCTACAGATTTCATTATCAACAATACATGGAACTGGTTATACAAAGCGGTTTTCAATGCCAATTTAGCCGTTAGTTTATTAGAAAAATCAAATGCTGAAACTTCAAAAATTGCCGAAGCAAAAGTATTAAGAGCTTTCTTTTATTATTTATTGATTGATGATTATGGAGATGTTCCATTTTTTACAGACAATAATATTACAGTGGATAAAATTCCGCAGTCAAGCCGTAAAGAAGTTTATGATTTTATCGTAAAAGAACTAACTGAAAATGTAGATCAGCTTTCTGGAACAAGAGGCGGAAATTACTATGGAAGATTCAACAAATGGGCTGGCTATACTTTACTGGCAAAAGTATATTTAAACGCTGGAGTTTACACAGGAACTCCAAAATGGAATGAAGCTTTAGCTGCTTGTAACAAAGTTGCCGAGGGCGGATTTACGCTTCATTCTGGCGCAGCCGATGCGGCAAATCCTCTTGGAAGTAAATATTATGAATTATTTGGAGATGTACTTCCGGAAGATGAAACTATACTTTCAATTTACGCAACACTTGACGTTGTTTCTCGTAACGTTTATGCAGTTCGTAGTTTATACGGAGCACACGCACAGGCTTTATTTGGATACAGCGGATGGAACGGTACAATTGTTCCTAAAGAATTTTTCTTAAAATATGATGCCAATGACATTCGCAGAAAACAGTTTTTGTTTGGAGAACAGCCAGGCGGATTCAATTATACACTTGATGTAGCTTCTCTTGACAATCCGGGAGCAGATCCACAAGCTGGAGTTCGTAACGTGAAGTTTTATCCTGCAGCGCCAAGAACAGGTGGAGGAGCTTCTAACGATTTTCCAATTTTCAGATATGCTGATGTAATTTTAATGATGGCAGAATGTAATGCACGTTTAGGAAATCCGGGCGCTGCAAAACCTTTTATTGATCAAATCAGACAACGTGCAGGACTAGAAGCATTAGACCACAACCCTACTCTTGATGATATTTACAATGAAAGAGGATTCGAATTGAACTGGGAAGGACACAGAAGACAAGATATGATTCGTTTTGATAAATTTTTACTAGCAAACGAATTCAGACCTGCGTCGCCTGCTTACAGAAAATTGTTCCCAATTCCAACCTCAGCATTAAATGCTAATCTAGGATTAAAACAAAACCCGGGTTACTAA
- a CDS encoding TonB-dependent receptor, whose amino-acid sequence MKLTTLLLLVAMFNIRGNTYAQKTKVTLELNNSTIEKVIETIEQKTDFRFIYKLNDIDLDRTVSISVKDQSIYVVLDRIFKGTPTEFKIRDTQIILKKPELKTQVIEFQKQTVSGVITDENGMPLPGASVIEEGTKNGMVTDFDGKYKITVESSQSVIVVSFVGYKEKKVTANQNVINIQLFPDATDLQEIVVVGYGTTIKKDVTGAVSSINAKDMNQGAIVNPLQLISGKAAGVNITQIGSEPGSGPSVRIRGISSLIGGSDPLIVVDGIQGNMDLLNQVPPSEIESIDLLKDASATAIYGSRGAPGVLIVTTKKNKAGKTTMDYTGSTSLDFIPKKLDMLSADEWWTAAQSVGVPASANHGSNTDWYGLLTQTGITQTHTLSFGGGTDKFNYRASLTAILQDGVVINSSNQKYIGRIQATQMAFDDKLKLTFNLNTGVNNTTSSIQSIGTAAYTSNLITNAYLLRPTDPVYNTDGTYFTDPNVFQYLNPYAAAQTTTNESQNDNLFGSLKADLDLAKGLSASWFGSWRKTNVTYGYFQPIESTVAFAIDQKGFANINNQRQNEKLTNFSLNYKRTFGIHNINVLGLYEWQNQTYQGNYAQARGFMNDKTTYNALQLGDMSNVRPGDITSYKNDRSLVSFLARANYSLLDRYLLTASIRRDGSTVFGANNKWGNFPSASVAWQINKEPFMQNQTLFDELKVRAGYGVTGNQQGLNPQQSIALVGSSGTTYFGGQQIPNYSVSQNANADLKWETKKQTNLGLDFALLDNRLRGTVDVYTSKTENLLFNYVVPQPPFPHDRIMANVGSISNKGIEIALAYDVIKTQNSTLTLAANASFMKNEVLNLSGSINGVPLNTDYVGWGAENSYLVKGKPIGAFYILEHTGKNQNNVETVLDRDGNGIIDQGTRSPDRYYAGSALPTYTFAFNPSYRYKNFDASMLIRGSGGNKVYNSLRSNLSRMENIGKSNILASAVDQGIYTSPYGSDLWLEDGSFIRLENLTAGYSFRFTDKYIDTIRLSLTGNNLFLITDYTGIDPELNVSGSGDSFGGDKGIYPRTRSVAFGLTVKFK is encoded by the coding sequence TTGAAACTAACAACTCTACTTCTTTTGGTCGCCATGTTTAATATCAGAGGGAATACTTATGCCCAAAAGACAAAAGTTACCCTTGAATTAAACAATTCAACAATCGAAAAGGTTATTGAGACCATTGAGCAAAAAACAGATTTCAGATTTATTTATAAACTGAACGATATCGACTTAGATCGCACAGTTTCTATTTCTGTAAAAGATCAATCGATATATGTGGTTTTAGACAGGATTTTTAAAGGAACTCCAACTGAATTTAAAATCAGAGATACGCAGATTATCCTTAAAAAACCGGAGCTTAAAACGCAGGTAATTGAATTTCAAAAACAAACTGTTTCTGGTGTAATTACCGATGAAAACGGAATGCCTTTGCCTGGAGCTTCAGTTATTGAAGAAGGAACTAAAAACGGAATGGTAACGGATTTTGACGGAAAATATAAAATTACTGTTGAAAGCAGCCAATCTGTAATTGTAGTTTCTTTTGTGGGATATAAAGAGAAAAAAGTTACAGCAAATCAAAATGTAATTAACATTCAGCTTTTTCCGGATGCTACTGACTTACAGGAAATTGTAGTGGTTGGTTACGGTACAACTATTAAAAAAGATGTTACGGGAGCAGTATCTTCTATTAATGCAAAAGACATGAATCAGGGAGCGATTGTAAATCCATTACAATTGATTTCTGGTAAAGCAGCTGGTGTAAATATTACTCAAATTGGTAGTGAACCGGGTTCAGGTCCAAGTGTTCGTATTCGTGGAATTTCTTCTTTAATTGGAGGAAGTGATCCGTTAATTGTTGTAGATGGAATTCAGGGAAACATGGATTTATTAAATCAGGTTCCGCCAAGCGAAATTGAAAGTATTGACCTTTTAAAAGATGCTTCTGCAACTGCCATTTACGGTTCTCGCGGTGCGCCGGGTGTACTTATTGTTACGACAAAAAAGAATAAAGCCGGAAAAACTACGATGGATTATACGGGTTCAACATCTTTAGATTTTATTCCAAAAAAATTAGACATGTTAAGTGCTGACGAATGGTGGACAGCGGCTCAGAGTGTTGGAGTTCCGGCATCGGCAAATCATGGATCTAATACAGATTGGTATGGGCTTTTGACTCAAACCGGAATTACGCAGACACATACTTTATCTTTTGGAGGAGGAACTGATAAATTCAATTACAGAGCGTCTTTAACAGCTATTTTGCAAGATGGAGTTGTAATTAATTCAAGCAACCAAAAATATATTGGTCGTATTCAGGCTACTCAAATGGCATTTGATGATAAATTAAAATTGACTTTTAATTTAAATACGGGTGTTAACAATACAACAAGCAGTATTCAAAGTATTGGAACAGCAGCTTATACATCAAATTTAATTACAAATGCGTATTTGCTTAGACCAACAGATCCAGTTTATAATACGGACGGAACTTATTTTACAGATCCAAATGTATTCCAATATTTAAATCCTTATGCAGCTGCACAAACAACCACAAATGAATCTCAAAATGATAATTTATTCGGAAGTTTAAAAGCTGATTTGGATTTAGCAAAAGGTTTAAGTGCAAGCTGGTTCGGAAGCTGGAGAAAAACAAATGTGACATATGGTTATTTTCAACCAATAGAATCTACAGTTGCTTTTGCTATTGACCAAAAAGGTTTTGCTAATATCAATAACCAAAGACAAAATGAAAAGTTAACCAACTTTAGCCTTAATTATAAAAGAACATTCGGTATTCACAATATCAATGTATTAGGTTTATACGAATGGCAAAACCAAACTTACCAAGGAAATTATGCACAAGCAAGAGGTTTTATGAACGATAAAACAACTTACAATGCGCTTCAGTTAGGAGATATGTCAAATGTTAGACCGGGCGATATTACTTCATACAAAAACGACAGAAGTTTAGTTTCATTTTTGGCAAGAGCAAATTACTCTTTATTAGATCGTTATTTGCTTACTGCAAGTATTCGTCGTGATGGTTCTACAGTTTTTGGTGCTAATAATAAATGGGGAAATTTCCCTTCAGCATCAGTTGCGTGGCAGATTAACAAAGAACCTTTTATGCAAAACCAAACTTTGTTTGATGAATTAAAAGTTCGTGCAGGTTATGGAGTTACCGGAAATCAGCAAGGATTAAATCCACAGCAGTCAATCGCTTTGGTTGGAAGTTCAGGAACCACTTATTTTGGCGGTCAGCAGATCCCAAATTACAGTGTTAGCCAAAATGCCAATGCCGATTTGAAATGGGAAACTAAAAAACAAACCAACTTAGGTCTTGATTTTGCCCTTCTAGACAATAGATTAAGAGGAACTGTTGATGTTTATACTTCTAAAACTGAAAATCTTTTATTTAATTATGTAGTACCTCAGCCTCCGTTTCCACACGATCGTATTATGGCAAACGTGGGAAGTATTTCAAACAAAGGTATTGAGATTGCTTTGGCTTATGACGTAATTAAAACACAAAACAGTACACTTACTTTGGCAGCAAACGCTTCTTTCATGAAAAACGAAGTGCTTAATTTAAGCGGAAGCATAAACGGAGTTCCTTTAAATACCGATTATGTAGGCTGGGGAGCTGAAAACTCTTATTTAGTGAAAGGAAAACCAATTGGAGCTTTTTACATACTAGAGCATACAGGAAAAAATCAAAACAATGTTGAAACGGTTTTAGATCGTGACGGAAACGGAATAATTGATCAGGGAACAAGAAGTCCGGATCGTTATTACGCAGGCTCAGCTTTACCAACTTATACTTTCGCATTTAACCCATCTTACAGATATAAAAACTTCGATGCTTCGATGTTGATAAGAGGTTCTGGCGGAAATAAAGTTTACAATAGTTTACGTTCAAACTTAAGCAGAATGGAAAATATTGGTAAATCGAATATTTTGGCAAGTGCAGTAGATCAGGGAATTTATACTTCTCCTTACGGTTCTGATTTATGGTTAGAAGATGGTTCATTCATTCGTTTAGAAAACCTTACAGCCGGATACAGTTTCCGTTTTACAGATAAATATATTGATACCATCAGACTTTCACTTACAGGAAACAACTTATTCCTGATTACAGATTATACAGGAATTGATCCTGAATTAAATGTAAGCGGAAGTGGAGACAGTTTTGGAGGCGATAAAGGAATTTATCCTCGTACCAGAAGTGTGGCGTTTGGTTTGACTGTAAAATTTAAATAG
- a CDS encoding FecR domain-containing protein — protein MNSNSEIKSLLQKFVLNQCTPEEVNEVVAYYKKNQLTDDFPTVEDIQSLLGEMPKMDKQTADIIFMNILSASKEEETVIELPERRSNFRKYISIAASVVVLLGIGFFYKQHVSNKVVEQKFDFKSSDIVLQLENGETQILSEHNSAQIKDAKGNVVGNQNGDKIAYESSLDPEKLVYNTIKIPYGKKFRLQLSDGTMVHLNAGTTLKYPVKFIAGENRQVFLDGEAFFDVAKDKKHPFIVNADDLNVRVLGTHFNVSNYPEDAATDVVLVEGSVGMYQSNEEFDALKNTILKPGFKGSFNKENAKISTKAVITDIYTSWIDGGLTFRNMTFKNIITKLERRYNVTIVNKNEKLANEKFNASFKDESIDKVMSYFNDIHGINYTIKNDQILIK, from the coding sequence ATGAATTCAAATTCTGAAATAAAAAGTCTTTTACAAAAGTTTGTTTTAAACCAATGTACACCCGAAGAAGTAAACGAAGTAGTTGCTTATTATAAAAAAAATCAGCTTACGGATGATTTCCCAACGGTAGAAGACATTCAAAGTCTTTTGGGGGAAATGCCAAAAATGGATAAACAAACTGCTGATATTATTTTCATGAATATTTTATCGGCTTCTAAAGAAGAAGAAACTGTAATTGAACTGCCTGAAAGAAGATCAAATTTCAGAAAATATATTTCGATTGCCGCTTCTGTAGTTGTTTTATTGGGAATTGGCTTTTTCTACAAACAACATGTTTCAAACAAAGTTGTGGAACAAAAATTCGATTTTAAAAGTTCTGACATCGTACTTCAATTAGAAAATGGTGAAACGCAGATTTTATCTGAGCATAATTCGGCACAAATAAAAGATGCTAAAGGAAATGTTGTTGGAAATCAAAACGGAGATAAAATTGCTTATGAAAGCAGCTTAGATCCTGAAAAACTAGTTTACAACACGATTAAAATTCCATACGGAAAAAAATTCCGTCTTCAATTATCAGATGGAACTATGGTTCACTTAAACGCAGGAACAACTTTAAAATATCCTGTAAAATTTATTGCCGGAGAAAACAGACAGGTATTTCTTGATGGAGAAGCATTTTTTGATGTTGCAAAAGATAAAAAACATCCATTCATTGTAAATGCTGACGACTTGAATGTCCGTGTTTTAGGAACACATTTCAACGTTTCAAATTATCCTGAAGATGCTGCAACAGATGTTGTTTTAGTTGAAGGTTCTGTTGGAATGTATCAGTCAAACGAAGAATTTGATGCTTTAAAAAATACGATTCTGAAACCGGGATTTAAAGGAAGTTTCAATAAAGAAAATGCTAAAATTTCGACAAAAGCGGTTATCACAGATATTTATACTTCATGGATAGACGGCGGACTGACTTTTAGAAATATGACTTTTAAAAACATTATTACAAAACTCGAAAGACGCTACAATGTTACGATTGTAAATAAAAATGAAAAACTGGCCAACGAGAAATTCAATGCTAGTTTCAAGGACGAATCTATTGATAAAGTGATGAGTTATTTCAACGACATTCACGGTATTAATTACACCATAAAAAACGATCAAATACTAATTAAATAA
- a CDS encoding RNA polymerase sigma-70 factor, with protein MLEAKDYSDKLLVSELKNGSEKAFRSLFDLYYQDIYGYSISLLKSKEAAEENVQDVFMKVWQHRENLNTEQSFKAYIFTIARNQAFNTLNKAANDLVLKEAVFYESQKSHEYGDYSIREEDCKKLQKQAMKQLPPKRKQIFKMSRKKGMSYEEISQELGISINTVRNQMSKALESMRVFFQVHDEII; from the coding sequence ATGTTGGAAGCCAAAGACTATAGCGACAAATTATTGGTAAGCGAATTAAAAAATGGCAGCGAAAAAGCATTTCGTTCCCTTTTTGATTTGTATTATCAGGATATTTACGGCTACAGTATTAGTTTATTAAAATCGAAAGAAGCTGCCGAAGAAAATGTTCAGGATGTTTTTATGAAAGTCTGGCAGCATCGCGAAAACCTCAACACAGAACAATCTTTTAAAGCCTATATTTTTACCATTGCCAGAAATCAGGCTTTTAATACTTTGAATAAAGCCGCCAATGATTTGGTTTTGAAAGAAGCCGTTTTTTATGAAAGTCAAAAATCGCATGAATACGGAGATTATTCCATTCGCGAGGAAGACTGCAAAAAACTGCAAAAACAGGCAATGAAACAGTTACCGCCAAAACGGAAACAAATTTTTAAAATGTCACGAAAGAAAGGCATGAGTTACGAAGAAATTAGTCAGGAACTCGGCATTTCTATAAATACTGTCAGGAATCAAATGAGCAAAGCATTAGAATCAATGCGGGTCTTTTTTCAGGTTCACGACGAGATTATCTAA